A DNA window from Pogona vitticeps strain Pit_001003342236 chromosome 2, PviZW2.1, whole genome shotgun sequence contains the following coding sequences:
- the MRPL58 gene encoding large ribosomal subunit protein mL62: MAACALWSFSRRPVYRLVSSQIIGNFPRQTFAFVPSGSEFRSAYSLDKLYPSQQNETDKSKEQANQTIPDIPLDRLSISYCRSSGPGGQNVNKVNSKAEVRFHLTSADWIAEDTRQKMAVMHRNKISKDGELIVTSQVSRYQMRNLADCLQKIRDLIAEATEKPQVVSRENVQVIRERVEKMNRERLRQKKNPLSYKAKQISIYGL; this comes from the exons ATGGCGGCGTGCGCGTTGTGGTCCTTTTCACGGAGGCCGGTGTACCGATTAGTTTCTTCACAGATAATTGGGAACTTTCCGCGCCAAACCTTCGCTTTCGTTCCGTCTGGTTCTGAATTCCGGAGCGCATATAGCTTGGACAAACTTTACCCGTCGCAACAAAATGAAACCGACAAATCGAAG GAGCAGGCAAACCAGACTATTCCTGATATCCCATTGG ATCGTTTGTCTATATCCTATTGCCGAAGCAGTGGTCCAGGTGGCCAGAATGTTAATAAAG TGAATAGTAAGGCAGAAGTTCGATTCCATTTGACATCAGCAGATTGGATTGCAGAAGATACACGGCAGAAAATGGCAGTGATG CATAGGAATAAAATCAGTAAAGATGGGGAGCTCATAGTCACATCTCAAGTAAGTCGCTACCAGATGAGGAATTTGGCAGACTGCCTGCAAAAAATCAGAGACCTGATTGCAGAAGCCACAGAGAAGCCTCAGGTTGTCTCCCGAGAGAACGTGCAGGTTATCAGAGAAAG aGTGGAGAAAATGAACCGTGAGCgtctcaggcaaaaaaaaaatccgcTCAGCTATAAAGCAAAGCAGATCTCGATCTATGGACTTTGA